Genomic window (Flavobacteriales bacterium):
GTGTCGTTCCCTGCGGAGACCACCGGCAAAGGGTTCACCGTGATCGTGCGGGTGGCCGTGGTGATGCAACCGTTCGGGTCCGCATAGGTGTACGAGAGCACATGCGCACCGGCCCCGGCCGTTAACGGGTCGAAATCGTCTCCGCTGATGCCGTTCCCGGTCCAGGTACCGCCCACCGGCGTGGCGCCCAAGGAAAAGGCCGGCTCATCGATGCAGAGCTGCTGGTCCGGGCCGGGATCCACCACCGTGGCCGGTACCACGGTCACGGTGGCCTGGTCGCTGGTGGAGCAGCTGCCCGAGCCTACCGTGTAGATCACCACGAACGCGCCCGTCACCACCGGTGTAAAGATCCCGCCGATGGAGATATCACCGGTCCACGTACCGGCGCCAGGCGACCCAGTGAGTTGGATCGGCGTGGCATTCAGGCAGATCAGGCTGTCAGGTCCTGCATCCGCGGGTGCGGCGGGCGGCGCCACCGTTACCTGCACCGTGTCCATATTCGTGCATCCCTGTGGGCTGGTCACGGTGTAGATGAGCTGGTGGACGCCTTGCACGGAAGGTGTGAAATGTCCGTCCGCGGTCACGTTGGGATCGCCGCTCCAGACACCGCCCACCGTGATCGGGAACAAGACCTGCGGCAGGTTGCTCTCACAGAAGACGGGGTCGGTCCCTGCGTTCGCGGCAGGCAAGGGGTATACCGTCACCTGGGTGCTGGCGGAACCGGTGCAACCACCTCCTTGCCCCGTAAGAATGATCGTGGACGTGCCTGTAGGCGTGAACGTGAGCGGGCTGCCGCTTCCGACGGATACGCCATTCGCGGTCCACTGGTAGTTGCTGCCGCCGCTCGCGGTGAGGGTGACGGGATCACCGGCACATGCCGTGGGCGCAGCAGGTGAAATGTTCAACACAAGCGGCGGGTTCACCGTCACGGTCACGGTGCTCGCCGGCCCGTCACAACCACCGGCAGAGGCCGTGACGGAATAGACGCCTTGGCCCCCCATGGTGATGTTCGGAATGCTCGGGCTGGCGGAAAAGGAACTGAAGCCGTTGGGGCCGGTCCAATGGAAGGTGATGCCCGGCACCGGTGTTGCGCTCAAGTCCAAGGTTTCTCCCACGCAGAGCGTAATGGGGCCACCGACCACGGGGGCCGCAGGCAAGGGCGTCACGGTGATCGGTGTGCTGGAGGTGGTGGTGCCGCATGCGCTCGTGGCGGAGGCCGTGATGGTGAAACTACCTTGAGCAGGATAGGTCACGGCCCCGGGGTTCTGTGTGTTCGCACTGGCAGGATTGCCGCCCGTCAAGGTCCAGCCATACGCGGTGATGGGCGATCCACATGCGGTGAAGGTCGCGGTGGGGTTCACGTTCTGCCCCGCACAGATCCCGCTGACGGCATTCGCAGCTACCTGCGGCGGCGCGCCCACCGTCACCGGTACGATCACCGGGAACGTTCCGCATGAATTGATCGCCTGCAAGGTCACATTGTACGCCCCCGCCCCTGTGAAGGTGAACTGCGGCTCGAAGGTGGTGGCGCCCGTGCCTCCGCTGAAGGTCACTGACGTGCTTCCCCCGCAGGCCGTACTACTGGCCGCAGCCAGCCAGTTGTATCGTGTGGAACAACTGTTGGGGCTGGTGCTCGTGTTGTCCGTGGTGCTCACAAGCGGCGTGCATCCTGTTGTAGGTGAAAGCGTGAAGGCCGGTTGCGGCGGGGCTTCCACGCAGATGCAGTGCGTCATGCTATCAACTCCGCAAATGGCATTTCCAACCTTCAGCTTCACGCAGTATGTGCCCGCTTGGTCGAAGCGGATGTTCGGGGCTTGGGAACCAGTGGTCCAACCGGAGGGAGCGGTATTGCCGTTGGTGGTGCCTAATGCGCCCAGTGCCGTCCAGCCTATCGTGGGGGTCACGCTCCAAACAACTTTGGGCGGGCCGCAGGTCGGCGCCTCACTGCTTGTGGCTGTGCTCGTAAAGCTCACCGGGGCTCCTGCACAACTGGTATCAGCGGACATGGTGAAATCAGCCTGTGGGGCGTCGCTCACCAGGATCGGCCCTGCAGTACCGAAGGACGGAAAGGCCAGACAGGGGTTGGTGGCCTCGATCCGGACCGTATAAAAAGGTGGGGCCGCCGCACAACTTGTTTGTTGGTAAACATGGCAAAGCTGGGCGGGGGCGGGTTGCACAAAACTCGTGTCCGTGTCGTCACCAAAATCCACCAAGTACTGCGTACCGATCGTGTTGCTGGAGGTGAACGTGATCGGGAAGCACACAGGCTGGCCAGTACATACCGAAGTATTACCCGGATTGTTGATCCCCACGCTGGGATTGCTGCCGATGAAAACGTAAAACTCCACGGTAACGGAACATCCGTTCGGATTGGTGATCGTGTAGGTGAGCGTGTTCAGCCCGATGGGATATTGATGCGTTTGGGTCCAACCGGTCGCCATGGGCGTAAAAGCCGCGCCGCCTGTGCCCCAGTCCAAGGAATAGGTCGCGCCTGCTGCTGCCGTACTGTTGTCCACGAAGCTAAAAACATAGGCGGCCGCTCCTTGATTGCAAAGGCTGAAGGTGGTGGTACCACTGAATACCGAGGTGGTGACGTTGGGGTCCGCTGCCATGGTGAGGAACGGGTTCGGTGCGGCATTCACCGTCACCGTGACCTGATCCGTGGCCGTGGCACCATTGTCATCGGTCACGGTGAGCGTATAGGTCTGCGAACTGGTGGCCGTGCACACCGGATGCTGTGCGTTCGCATTGTTCAGCCCGGTGGCAGGCGTCCAGCTATACTGGTAGGGTCCGGTGCCCCCCGTAGCCGTCGGGTTAGCCCCCAAAGTGGTGGGGCCGCCAGCGCAAATGGTCACATCCGCACCCGCATGTGCGACCAACGGCTGGGCACACGCATCCTGCTGCACGAAAACGGACAACAGGGTGAACAGGAGCGGGACCGCGCTATGAAATAGGCGCATGGACGGATAAATTCGATCGAGCCAAAGTAATTGTCGACTTCTACGGGTTGAGCCTTAATACGGTTGTTTCATCAACTATTTGTTCCACAGGCCGGTAATTCATCGATCAAGAATGACCTATTTCCAATGCATGACGATCATGCCGCCCAACTGGTTGCACCAAAATGCATAGGCAGCCGGGCAAACAGGGATGGGGGGCCGCACGGAACAATGCAGTGGGCATGACGATAGGTACAGCATTGAACGGAGTCGATCCATTCCGAGGGGGCCATGGGAAGCGAACGCCGCACCGTAAAAGCAAAAAGGCCACCACTTGCGTGGCGGCCTTTTTACTCAACATGTTCAAAGGGTCACTGACAACCCATCGCCCCATATCCGCTTACTACGGAGTAGGATGCGTCCGAATCCTCATCGTCATCGAAGAAGCCCACACCCTCAACAGCGTAGTAGTGGCCGTTATTGAATTCCATGGTTCCATCATTCACTGTGATGGCACCATCCTTGGAGAGATAGATCCCCCCGTCGTTCTGGAAGCTGATGATGAAAGCGAAACTGAAATTATCCAGATCATCATTGTTCAGATCATCGATCCAGTTCAGCACATCATAGCTGGTATTGCTGAGGTTATCAGCATATACGAAGTAGTAGGCAAAGCCGTGGAAATACTGGAACGGGTCGCTCTCGCCATCGGAGAAATCCCCGTTCTGCAGTGCATCGAAGTCGCCTGAGATCCCGATCACACCCGCCACTTCACCCATGTCCGGCCCGAAGAGGCCGCCCCCGAGGGCATCGTCCCCAACGGCAAAACAAACAGCGAGGTTGATATCCAGCGTGGTGTTACCGGCTGAAACCGTTCCACCACCTGCCCCCAGCCCTGCTTGAGGCTCGGTCAGCACCACCATTCCTCCGTCCTCGGTCCACACCCACTGTCCGCCATTGCTGGAGGCAAAGCTGATGCCGCTGGCCGGTGCGGTGGTGAAGGAGAAGCTGCGTGATCCGTCCTTCGCGGGGCTGAACACGAGGATCTCGTTCATGGTCCGGTTGTAGATGCCCACAGAAGGCACCTTCTGGCCCATGTCCCAGATCTGCCGTTTCAAACCCGCGTCCTTGATGGCAGTGGACGTGCTCGGGTTCGGCATGGAGACCGGCTCCTTGTTACAGGAGCTGAACAGGAAGGCCACCACCGCCAACGGCATGGCATACCCCGTCAGCTTCCGGAAAGCCTGTGTTTTTCGGTTCATTTCCTGTACTTTTCGTGTTGATGCAACAATGCTCAAAACAACCAGCCCAAGCGCAACTGACCCACCACGTTGGGGCCGACCTGGATGCTGCTCATGTTATCCTTCTTCGAATCACCGCTGGTGGTGACCTCATTTCCACTGACAGGATCCAGAGTCACGGACTCCGTCTTGTTCTTCATGGGCATGGTCGCGGACACGCCGAAGCCGAGCTCGGTGCCAAAGTAGAGCGACTTGGCCAGGTAGTAATCGAAGCCGGCCACGGCGTTCAGGCCCAGGCCCAAGCTACCGCTCTTCGTCTGGTCATAGCCCACCTTGGTAGCATTCAACTGTGTTTCCTCCTTCTTGTTCTTAGAGGTATAGTTCAGGTCCAAGTATCCACCGATGTACGGTGAAAGGCGGTCCGTTCCCGTCATGTGCTTCTCAAGACCAGGCTGCACAGCGATGGTGATGCTGCTTTCCTTCTTCTTCAGTTCGAGCATATCGGTCTGGCTGTCCTCATCTTGCAGAATGGTCGTCTTGTTCTGGAAGCCCAGGAACACGCCCAAACGCATCGCGGAGGTTGCCGAACCGAAATGACGGTACTTGATGCCGGCCATCGTGACCGGGCTGCCTCCCAAAGGGGCGACCATCAATTCCAAGTTCTTTTCGCCTCCTACGGGACGATACTGTTCTTGCGCCTGTGTGCTTGCGATGCCTGCCACCAGGGCGGTTACTGCCAAAAGATGCCTTTTCATGTGATGATCTGTGTTTTGATCGTTTGTGCAAAGATGAAGTTACTTCCGGGATAACCCTGTGGTCGAACGGCACTTTACGGTAAACACCGTAGACCACTTTGGGAGAACCCGGCGGCTTTGAACGGTGTCAAAGAGTCCAGGGTTTCAGTCAACCAAGTATGCATTATGTCGAATGCGCAGTTTCAGGTGACACCCCGGATCGGTAATGGATCCTTCGGCAACGCACTCCAACATCTCCACCTTCGCTGATGGCCTCTTCAGTTGCCACGCAAGCGATGAACCACAGTGCAAGATCCGGGGGGTCCGGTCCACCGTATGCTGCTGAAGCGTACTTTGCCTCCGGATCCAAGCCCCATGAAAACAACATTCCTTACCCTCACGATCATCCTGTTCCCCTCCCTGCTCTCCGCCCAGGAGTGCGGCACCGGCCGCTACAGCACGTATAACTATTTTCCCCAGATCGACAGCATCCCGGGGGTGGTCTTTGGCACCAATACCGCGGTTGACGGCACCAACCAGACCCTGCGCATGGACATTTACGCCCCGGCCAACGACACCCTTTCCGAACGGCCCGTGGTGGTGTTGGCCTTTGGCGGCTCATTCGTCACCGGCTCGCGTGCCACCGTGTCATCTATGTGCGGGCAGCTCGCACGCATGGGTTATGTGGCCGTGGCCATGGACTACCGCGTGGGCTTCTTCTTCCCGAACACCAGTACCTCCATGCATGCCGTACAGCGCTGCGTGCATGACATGAAGGGCTGCATCCGTTATCTACGGAAGACCGTGGCCGAGGACGGCAATCCGTACGGGATCGATCCGGACCGCATCATTGCGGGCGGCGTGAGCGCCGGGGCCATCGGTGCATTGCAGCTCACGTACATGAACGAACCCTCTGAATTACCCGCCCCATTGGTGGCGGACAGCGCCGCGTTGGGCGGCATGGAAGGCACCAGCGGGCCCTTGGGCTATTCCAGCGATGTGATGGCCTGCGTCAGTCTCAGTGGCGCGCTGATGGACACCACGTGGGTGCATCCCGGCGACCAGCCCTATTGCGGTATCCATGAGACCGGGGACGGGATCGTGCCCTGCTATACCGAGCAGATCAATGCACTTGGCCTCCCCACCGGCATCATCGTTTCGGGCGACCATGACATCAATTTGCGCATGGAAAATATCGCCGTGCCGAGCTGTTACCTGGAATACCCCGGGACCGGCCATGTGGGCTATCTCAATTATGACCCGGTCAACTCGATGAACTTCGTCGCCCACTTCCTTTCCAGCGTGGTCTGCAGTACGGAACTCGATTGCAGCGGGGCGACCGTGGCCGTGAACGAGCTCAAGCCGTCCATGGACGGAATGCGGCTTTATCCGGTACCCGCCGCCGATGCGGTCACAGTGAAAATGCCGGAGGCCGGCACGGTACAGGTCCTGGACGGGCTTGGCCGGACAGTGATCGAACTGAACTTTCCCTCAGGACAGAACACCATGGACGTGGCTGCACTGCCGAACGGCCTCTATTTGGTGAAGGTCCAAGGAGCCACGGTGCGAACGGCCAGGCTCGTCATCTCCCGGTAGGTCGGGGATCGTTTGCTAACCGTAGTTAGCGGTCGGCAGGACCGGCCCGCCGCTTCCGTTCAGCGAGTATCAGCGACAGCTCCCTTCCGGTCTGTCCCTTCGTGCTGGTGTTCTCCTCCGCCCGGCGGATCAGGTAGGGAAGCACTTTGCGCACGGGTCCGTATGGCACGTACTTCACCACGTTAAATCCGGCAAGGGCCATGTTGTAGCTGATGTTGTCGCTCATGCCCAACAGCTGCCCGAAGTGGATCCGTGGATCGTCCTTCGCCAGTCCGGTCCCGTGCATGAGCCGCGCCATCAACAAGGTGCTCTCTTCGTTGTGCGTGCCTACCAGCACCGCCATGTGGCCGATGTGCTCGGCGGCATACCGCAGCGCATCATCAAAGTCAGCGTCCACGGAGGCTTTGGTCGCACCGATGGGATCCGGATAGCCTTTCTCCGCTGCTCGTTCCCGCTCCTTTTCCATGTAGGCCCCGCGCACGTACTTCATCCCCAGGTGGTATCCCCCGGCCTTCGCGATCTCCGCCTCCTTCCGAAGAAAGGCCAAGCGGTCGTGCCGGTAGAGTTGGACCGTGTTATATACGATGGCGCGTTGGCCGTTGAAGCGCCGCATCATTTCCGTGACGAGCACATCAAGTGCGTCCTGGGTCCAGCTTTCCTCGGCGTCCACCAATACGGGCACATCGGCGGCATGGGCGGCTTCGCAGATGCTTTCAACACGCTTCCGGCCACGTTCCCAGGCCGCAGCTTCATCAGCGGTGAGCTTCGCCCCGGCGGACACCTTCTCCAGCACGTCCGTACGGATCACGCCGGAGGGCTTGAAAACGGAGAACGGGATATCGGGATTTCCCTTGGCAGCCGCGACGGTGCGCAGGATCTCCGCTGCCGTGGCATCCATGGCGCTCTGGTCATCCTCGCCCTCCACGCTATAGTCCAAGATGGTGCCCACGCGCTTCTCCGCCAGCCTATGGGCCGTCACCAATGACTCTTCGATGGTCTCCCCACCGCAGAACTGCTTGAAGATGGTGGCCTTCACAATGCCTTTCACCGGCAGGTGCAGCGCCAAGGCCATCTTGGTGAGCGCACTGCCCAAGGAGGTGAGCCAAGGGGTGCCGATGATGCGGAACAGCCACAACGCCTGCCAGAGGTCGCGATCGCTCTTTTGGGCGAAGGCCGTGCGGGTGTCGCCCATATCGGGCAGGACCGGGTTTCCTGTGCGTGGGGATACCTCCTGTTGTTGCATGTGGCGCCGCGTGCTTGTAGTTCGTTCCTTTGGGCGCCTTTCCCGCGGAAAAAACCGGACTCCGGAAAGGCCGCCAAAAGTAGCTATGGCATCCGATCGTCCACAGGTTCAAAAGATGACCTCTGTCAGTCATCCCGTGCTGATGGGCGAGCATGCCTTGGCGCATCTGGACCGTTGGCTCGCGGAAAACTCCCGCAGCACGCAGCTCTTCATACTGGGCGATGAGCGCACCATGGACCAGTGCCTTCCGGAGCTCCTTGCCCGGACAACGCACCTGCGCGATGCGCAGACCATCCTGGTGCGCAGCGGGGAGCAGAGCAAGGACCTCGAAGTGTGCCGCGCCCTCTGGACCCACCTCGCCGAACGCATGGCGGACCGGCAGGCGGTTTTGGTGAATCTGGGCGGAGGGGTGATCACCGACCTCGGCGGTTTCGTGGCCTCCACGTACAAACGGGGCATCCGCTTCATCAATGTCCCCACCACCGTGATGGGCATGGTGGACGCTGCGATCGGCGGCAAGAACGCCATCGACCTGAACAGCATCAAGAACCTCGTCGGGACCTTTGCCGACCCTGTGGCCACCTATATCCATCCGCCTTTCCTGCGCAGCTTGGGCAAGCGTGAAGTGCTCAATGGCGTGGCCGAGATGATCAAGCACGGCCTGGTGCGTGACGTCGAGCATTGGAACCTGGTGCGGCGGGCACCTTTGCATGATCTGGATGCGCTGGCCCCGCTGATCCAGCGATCGGCCGACATCAAGGCCGAGGTGGTGCAGGAAGACCCCCGGGAACAGGGTCCCCGCAAACTGCTCAACTTCGGCCATTCCATAGGCCATGGGCTGGAGGCCTTCGCGTTGGAAAGCACCCACCGCTCCTTGCTGCATGGCGAAGCCGTGGCCATCGGCATGGTCTGCGCCACATGGCTCAGCTGGCGCATGGAATTGCTGGACCGGGACAGGATGAACGCCGTGGAGGAACACCTGATGAGCCTCTACCCTGTGTTCCCGTTCCAACAAGCTGACCACCATCGCATCATCGAGCTGATGCGCAACGACAAGAAGAACGTGGATGACGCGTTCCGGTTCACCTTGCTCACCGGCATCGGGTCCGCCCGTGTGGACGTGCCGATCAACGCCGCACAGGTGGCGGAAGCCTTGGAACATTATCGCCTGTTGACACCGGATGCCGCACCGCGTCACCGTTCGAAGGCCTGAGGGGCCGCCGCGTGGGAGCACCGCCCTGCCGCCCAGCAAGAGCGTGGCCAACCGCGCGCTGATCCTTGCGGCGTTGGCGGGCGATCTTCAATGCGTGAAGCACTTCGGCGAAGCGGATGATACCCGTATACTGCATCAGCTGCTGCGCGACCGGCCTGCGGAAATGCACTGTGGTGACGGCGGCACCACGTTCCGCTTCCTGCTCGCATGGGCCTGTGTGCAGGAGGGCGAAAAGCACCTCATCACCGGCAACCCGCGCCTGCTGCAACGGCCGCATGCACCATTGGTAGAGGCGCTGCGTGAACTCGGTGCGGACATTACGGAAGAAGCAAACGGATTCCAGGTGCGGGGGAAGAAAATGCGCGGCGGAACGATCACTCTGGACTCCCCGGAAAGCAGCCAGTTCATCAGTGCCTTGTTGCTGGTGGCACCGTGCTTTTCCGAAGGCCTTGAACTGCAATGGACCGGCTTGCGGCTCAGCGGGCCGTATGTGCGGATGACGCTGGAAATGCTGGGGCGGTTCGGCGCGCATGCTTTTGAGGACGATGTTGCGATCCGTGTGGAAAGCGGACCGCTGACAGCGGCAGAAATGTACATTCCCGCCGACTGGAGCGCAGCGGCGTTCTGGTTCGAGGTCGCTGCGCTTGCACCTGGAACGGATCTGCATTTCATCGACATGGCCGGCCCAAGCTTGCAGGGCGATGAGGAGGCGATCTCGCTTTTCATCCGCTACACGCATTGCACCCTTTTGGGAAAAAAACTCATCCTGCACGGGAGGAACTGGGAGGGCCCCGATCCGTACCACGCCGACCTGACGGACACCCCGGATCTTTTCCAACCGCTGGCATTCGCATTGGCCGGCCTGGGAATAGCGGCGGAATTCACCGGCCTTCACAACCTCCCGCTCAAAGAGACCGATCGCCTGAAAGCTGTCGCCGAAGCTCTGAGAACATTGGGCTGTTCCGCGGAATACGATGGTGGCACCTTCAAACTGCAAGGCGGGGTGACCAACCTGCGGCCCCCGCCCTTCGACCCGCAAGGCGACCACCGCATGGCCATGGCATTGGCCCCGCTGGCATTGGTGTGCGATGAGGTGACCATCCTGCGGCCTGAGGTGGTGAACAAATCCTATCCGGGCTTCTGGGAGGATATGAAGCACGCAGGTTTCTCCGTGGAGTTCTCTCAAGGGGTTTGACCGCAACGGACGCTACGAGCGCAACGTCCCGTCCACGGCCTTCTCCGCACTTCCGCGGCCCCTTTCGCATTCTCTGCGCCTCCGCGCCCCTGCCTGCCGGCAGGCAGGTCTGCGGCCACTTCAACACCTTACTTCCTCGGCCTCCGCAGCCACACCTTCTGCCCAGCCCGCACGGGATCCGCGATACCCATGTTGTTGTACTTCGCCAGCTTATTCAGCTTCACGCCATAGCGTTGGCTGATGCCCCAGAGGGTCTCACCCTTGTCCGCGATGCAGCTTTCCCGGTCCTTGTTCTTGTTGCGCTTGGGCTGGATGTACACCACCTGTCCTTCCTCCAAGCTACCGTCCTTGGCGATGTCGTTCCAGTTGGCCACCAAGCCCGGCATCTGTTGGATCTCGTCCGCGATGTCCTTCACCGTCTCCCCCTTTCGTGCCCGGACGAACTTGATGCGGCCATCGAACAGCTCCACAGGGCGCATGTTACCGATGGTCACCGTATTGTCGTCATTGCTGTTGCGTGAACGGTGTGCCGGCTTTCCGCTGGGGGCCTTGCTAGGGGCATCGCCCTTACTGGCGTAGCTCACATCCACGCCCTTGTCCAAGTTGTCCAACTGGTAGCGCTCGATGAGGTCGATCAGCTTGCTCGGGTAGCGCGGGTCCGTGGCGTAACCGCACTTCTTCAGTCCGTGGGCCCAGCCCTTGTAGTCCGTGGGCTTCAACTCGAAAAGTTGCGCGTACCGCGGTCGCTCAAGAAACTTGGAATGGTCCTCGAAGCTCTGATCGGCATTGCGGTATTTGCGGAAACAGTCATTCTTCTTGTCGTCATCGTGGAACACCTTTCCGCCGGTCCAGTCCGAAGTGCACTTGATGCCGAAGTGGTTGTTCCCTTCCGTGGCGAGGACGCTGTTGCCGTTGCGGCTTTCCAACAGGCCTTGCGCCAAGGTGATGCTGGCCGGGATGCCGTGTTCCTGCATCTTCTTCACCGCCACGCTCTTCCACTTCTCGATGTACTGCTGGGGCGTCTGGGCGCTACCTCCAGGGATCCCTTGGGCCGAAGCCAGCAGCACGGGCAGTAACGCCAGCAAACCGGTTTTCAACAGGTGTTGGATCTTCATTTCCAGAAGTGCGGTCTTCCGCAAGGGCCGAAACTATTGGGCATTCAGGAGCTTTTGAACATTCCGCCCACAGAGCTGTACACCGCCCATTGTGAATAAAACGCGCTGCTCCCGATCTTCGTACCCTCCATGCCCAAGCACCCCAAGCCACCGGCGGACGACCCGCGCACCAAGCACTTGCTCCGGCTGGGCTATGTCCTTGGCGATTTCTACTTCACCGCGGAAGGCTATGTGGTGTGGACGGAGGCCTACCACCTGAAGCGCGGCTATTGCTGCCAGAGCGGCTGCAGGCATTGCCCGTACGGGAATTCGCCGGAGGACCGGAAGAGGAAGAAGTGAAGGGTCCGCTGAACGGGAAGGTCAGGCAGCGTTTTGCCGCTTCGCCCTATCTTGTTTTGAAACGAGCGATCATGCGCAAGCTCATACTCCTTTGTTGTGCCCTTCAGTGTGGGCTGCTTTCCGCGCAGAATTGGGCCTTGATCAACCCGGACTACAAGTACAACTACAGCAACGACGGTACGGACACGATCAGCAACCAGATCTTCGTGACGCATGTGGATACGCTGGGAGCGGACAGCTTCCGGTATGCGTTGAACAGGATCGGATCGCGCTGTGAACCTTGTCCGGATGCTCCCGCTTCATGTGACAACGGTTCCGGCGTCCACACTGGAATGGCGCAATTCATAGGCGGACAAATACTCCGTTCCGGTGCGGAGATCCGGCTGATCGATATGGACACCTTGCTCATCATACCATGGGCCCCGGACGCTGCGAACTGGCCGAGTCCTTCAGGGGGGCTCGCGACGATCCTATCCTCCGCCGACACCATCATTTGGGGGCAGGCCGACAGCGTGAAAACCGTGCAGTATGCGGACGGACGTTCACTGCGCATAAGCAAAATGCATGGCGTGATCCATGCCTCGGATACGTCAGGCGAGCATCTGTTGATCGGTGTGCAAGGAGGAATAAACGCCGGGGTCCATTTCCCGGAGATCATCGATTTCTTCAACTATCAGCCCGGGGACATCCTGCAATACAGCGGGGAGCATGGTGGCACGGACGGGATCTGCTACACGGACATTCACTTCCAGCGGAAGTACACGGTACTATCGCGCATGGAACTCCCCGGTCGCACGAATTATGAACTGCGTTTGGTCCGTCACCAAGTAACGATCAGCCAGCCCGTTTGGGGGCCACCGAGCGAGTGGTGTACGAGCAGCATCACCTCGGGTGTGGACACCGTGCTTTTGGGCATCGAGCACGCCGCTTGGACAGAGGAGAACTTCTTCGCGAACGAATGGCTCACGCATCATTGGCCCGGTGCCTTCGCATCCACCGCTGAGAACACCTTCCAAGGTGAGTTCGGAAGCAGTTACCATGGCTTCATCTGGCAAGCCTATCTGGACACGGAGGGTCGGACCTGCCTGAAACCCGAACAGCACACACAGGACCCCGGAGCCTGGCCCGCCGAGTCGTGGTGTGACCAGGACAGCACGTTCTGGCCGCAGAGCTATGATGAAGTAAAGAACCTCTTCACGAGCGGCATAGGCCTGACCAGTGCCTCATACTTCATCTTTGAGCACAGTGGGGGGATGGATCTGATCGGATATGACATCAATGGGCAACAATGGGGTACCATTACTGCCGACGACTTGATCCTCGGTGTTGCTGAGCAACGCTCTGAAGCGGATCGCTTTCGCGTGCG
Coding sequences:
- a CDS encoding T9SS type A sorting domain-containing protein — its product is MRKLILLCCALQCGLLSAQNWALINPDYKYNYSNDGTDTISNQIFVTHVDTLGADSFRYALNRIGSRCEPCPDAPASCDNGSGVHTGMAQFIGGQILRSGAEIRLIDMDTLLIIPWAPDAANWPSPSGGLATILSSADTIIWGQADSVKTVQYADGRSLRISKMHGVIHASDTSGEHLLIGVQGGINAGVHFPEIIDFFNYQPGDILQYSGEHGGTDGICYTDIHFQRKYTVLSRMELPGRTNYELRLVRHQVTISQPVWGPPSEWCTSSITSGVDTVLLGIEHAAWTEENFFANEWLTHHWPGAFASTAENTFQGEFGSSYHGFIWQAYLDTEGRTCLKPEQHTQDPGAWPAESWCDQDSTFWPQSYDEVKNLFTSGIGLTSASYFIFEHSGGMDLIGYDINGQQWGTITADDLILGVAEQRSEADRFRVRQNPATGSLVVEHAEAGAYYQVLDILGTVRSTGRFSSGTETIRIGDLSDGAYILRSEGQPALRFIVAR
- a CDS encoding glucosaminidase domain-containing protein; the protein is MKIQHLLKTGLLALLPVLLASAQGIPGGSAQTPQQYIEKWKSVAVKKMQEHGIPASITLAQGLLESRNGNSVLATEGNNHFGIKCTSDWTGGKVFHDDDKKNDCFRKYRNADQSFEDHSKFLERPRYAQLFELKPTDYKGWAHGLKKCGYATDPRYPSKLIDLIERYQLDNLDKGVDVSYASKGDAPSKAPSGKPAHRSRNSNDDNTVTIGNMRPVELFDGRIKFVRARKGETVKDIADEIQQMPGLVANWNDIAKDGSLEEGQVVYIQPKRNKNKDRESCIADKGETLWGISQRYGVKLNKLAKYNNMGIADPVRAGQKVWLRRPRK
- the aroB gene encoding 3-dehydroquinate synthase, translating into MTSVSHPVLMGEHALAHLDRWLAENSRSTQLFILGDERTMDQCLPELLARTTHLRDAQTILVRSGEQSKDLEVCRALWTHLAERMADRQAVLVNLGGGVITDLGGFVASTYKRGIRFINVPTTVMGMVDAAIGGKNAIDLNSIKNLVGTFADPVATYIHPPFLRSLGKREVLNGVAEMIKHGLVRDVEHWNLVRRAPLHDLDALAPLIQRSADIKAEVVQEDPREQGPRKLLNFGHSIGHGLEAFALESTHRSLLHGEAVAIGMVCATWLSWRMELLDRDRMNAVEEHLMSLYPVFPFQQADHHRIIELMRNDKKNVDDAFRFTLLTGIGSARVDVPINAAQVAEALEHYRLLTPDAAPRHRSKA
- a CDS encoding carboxylesterase family protein: MKTTFLTLTIILFPSLLSAQECGTGRYSTYNYFPQIDSIPGVVFGTNTAVDGTNQTLRMDIYAPANDTLSERPVVVLAFGGSFVTGSRATVSSMCGQLARMGYVAVAMDYRVGFFFPNTSTSMHAVQRCVHDMKGCIRYLRKTVAEDGNPYGIDPDRIIAGGVSAGAIGALQLTYMNEPSELPAPLVADSAALGGMEGTSGPLGYSSDVMACVSLSGALMDTTWVHPGDQPYCGIHETGDGIVPCYTEQINALGLPTGIIVSGDHDINLRMENIAVPSCYLEYPGTGHVGYLNYDPVNSMNFVAHFLSSVVCSTELDCSGATVAVNELKPSMDGMRLYPVPAADAVTVKMPEAGTVQVLDGLGRTVIELNFPSGQNTMDVAALPNGLYLVKVQGATVRTARLVISR
- a CDS encoding 3-phosphoshikimate 1-carboxyvinyltransferase, whose amino-acid sequence is MPHRVTVRRPEGPPRGSTALPPSKSVANRALILAALAGDLQCVKHFGEADDTRILHQLLRDRPAEMHCGDGGTTFRFLLAWACVQEGEKHLITGNPRLLQRPHAPLVEALRELGADITEEANGFQVRGKKMRGGTITLDSPESSQFISALLLVAPCFSEGLELQWTGLRLSGPYVRMTLEMLGRFGAHAFEDDVAIRVESGPLTAAEMYIPADWSAAAFWFEVAALAPGTDLHFIDMAGPSLQGDEEAISLFIRYTHCTLLGKKLILHGRNWEGPDPYHADLTDTPDLFQPLAFALAGLGIAAEFTGLHNLPLKETDRLKAVAEALRTLGCSAEYDGGTFKLQGGVTNLRPPPFDPQGDHRMAMALAPLALVCDEVTILRPEVVNKSYPGFWEDMKHAGFSVEFSQGV
- a CDS encoding proline dehydrogenase family protein, producing MGDTRTAFAQKSDRDLWQALWLFRIIGTPWLTSLGSALTKMALALHLPVKGIVKATIFKQFCGGETIEESLVTAHRLAEKRVGTILDYSVEGEDDQSAMDATAAEILRTVAAAKGNPDIPFSVFKPSGVIRTDVLEKVSAGAKLTADEAAAWERGRKRVESICEAAHAADVPVLVDAEESWTQDALDVLVTEMMRRFNGQRAIVYNTVQLYRHDRLAFLRKEAEIAKAGGYHLGMKYVRGAYMEKERERAAEKGYPDPIGATKASVDADFDDALRYAAEHIGHMAVLVGTHNEESTLLMARLMHGTGLAKDDPRIHFGQLLGMSDNISYNMALAGFNVVKYVPYGPVRKVLPYLIRRAEENTSTKGQTGRELSLILAERKRRAGPADR